One Pectobacterium colocasium DNA segment encodes these proteins:
- the pgpB gene encoding phosphatidylglycerophosphatase B: MYEIAKRTTIGAALLLIMPMIIWVSGWQWQPEYNGLWLRVLFWITETVTSPWGILTSIVLGIWFLWCLRFRLKPALGLLVIMAITVLVGQGIKSVIKEWVQESRPYVVWLEKNHQVDDSYFYSLPRKERSELVKTQLQDQTQIPQWLRSHWQFETGFAFPSGHTLFAATWALLGVGLLWARRHYKTVVILMLWASGVMGSRLALGMHWPQDLVVATLISGLLVIVASWLAQRWCGPLSLQYEEITEQAEEDAAENKPS; encoded by the coding sequence ATGTACGAAATTGCCAAACGAACAACCATTGGTGCGGCGCTATTACTGATTATGCCAATGATTATCTGGGTGAGCGGTTGGCAGTGGCAACCGGAGTATAACGGGCTCTGGTTACGCGTACTTTTCTGGATTACAGAAACGGTGACGTCGCCGTGGGGCATTCTGACCAGCATCGTACTGGGTATTTGGTTTCTCTGGTGCCTGCGTTTTCGTCTGAAGCCCGCGCTCGGTCTGTTAGTCATCATGGCGATTACCGTGCTGGTGGGTCAGGGTATCAAATCGGTGATTAAAGAGTGGGTACAGGAATCTCGGCCCTATGTCGTCTGGCTGGAGAAAAATCACCAGGTAGATGACAGTTATTTCTATTCGTTGCCGCGTAAAGAACGTTCGGAACTGGTGAAAACGCAGTTGCAGGATCAAACACAGATTCCGCAATGGCTGCGTAGCCACTGGCAGTTTGAAACCGGCTTTGCTTTCCCGTCCGGGCACACCCTGTTTGCAGCGACTTGGGCGCTGCTGGGCGTTGGGCTGCTGTGGGCGCGTCGACATTATAAAACGGTGGTGATCCTGATGCTCTGGGCGAGTGGCGTCATGGGCAGCCGTCTGGCGCTCGGCATGCATTGGCCGCAGGATCTGGTGGTGGCGACGTTAATTAGCGGGCTGCTGGTGATCGTCGCCAGCTGGCTGGCGCAGCGCTGGTGTGGCCCGCTCTCGCTCCAGTATGAAGAAATTACAGAACAGGCGGAGGAGGATGCCGCCGAAAATAAACCCTCGTAG
- the lapB gene encoding lipopolysaccharide assembly protein LapB has translation MLELLFLLLPVAAAYGWYMGRRSAQQDKDQESNRLSREYVTGVNFLLSNQQDKAVELFLDMLKDDSNTFEAHLTLGNLFRSRGEVDRAIRIHQALTESASLTFEQRLLAVQQLGRDYMAAGLYDRAEESFNQLVDEEDFRRSALQQLLQIYQATSDWPAAIEIAEKLVKMGKDQLRVDIAHFYCELALLAMGSDDLDKALTLLKKGAAADNQCARASIMMGRIYMAQQDYSRAVEALRQVLDQDKELVSETLPMLQECYQHLDKPLDWANFLKRCVEENTGATAELMLADILEREEGAEVAQAYINRQLQRHPTMRVFHRLMDFHLHEAEDGRTKENLQGLRDMVGEQIRTKPRYSCRKCGFTSQSLYWQCPSCRTWASIKPIRGLDGQ, from the coding sequence ATGTTAGAACTGCTGTTTCTGTTGCTGCCCGTGGCCGCCGCGTACGGCTGGTACATGGGGCGCAGAAGTGCGCAGCAGGACAAAGATCAGGAGTCCAACCGCCTGTCCCGTGAGTATGTCACCGGGGTTAACTTCCTGTTGTCCAATCAGCAGGATAAGGCGGTTGAGCTGTTCCTCGATATGCTCAAGGATGACAGCAACACCTTTGAAGCCCACCTCACGCTTGGTAATCTGTTCCGTTCGCGTGGCGAAGTCGATCGTGCGATACGCATCCATCAGGCGCTGACCGAAAGCGCATCGCTAACCTTTGAACAACGCCTGCTGGCGGTGCAACAACTGGGCCGTGATTACATGGCCGCCGGGTTGTACGACCGCGCTGAAGAAAGCTTCAACCAACTCGTGGATGAAGAGGATTTTCGGCGCAGCGCCTTGCAACAGCTATTACAGATCTATCAGGCGACCAGCGACTGGCCAGCGGCGATTGAGATTGCCGAGAAGTTGGTGAAGATGGGAAAAGATCAGCTCCGTGTGGATATCGCCCATTTTTATTGCGAATTGGCGCTGTTGGCGATGGGCAGCGACGATCTGGATAAAGCGTTAACGCTGCTTAAAAAAGGTGCCGCGGCGGACAATCAGTGTGCCCGCGCATCCATCATGATGGGGCGCATTTACATGGCACAGCAGGATTATTCGCGTGCCGTAGAAGCGCTGCGACAGGTTCTCGATCAGGATAAAGAGCTGGTCAGTGAAACGCTGCCGATGCTACAGGAGTGCTATCAGCATTTAGATAAGCCCTTGGATTGGGCGAATTTCCTCAAACGCTGTGTAGAAGAAAATACCGGTGCGACGGCGGAATTAATGCTGGCCGACATCCTTGAAAGAGAAGAGGGGGCTGAGGTTGCACAGGCTTATATCAATCGTCAGCTTCAGCGTCACCCCACAATGCGCGTATTCCATCGCCTGATGGATTTTCACCTGCATGAAGCGGAAGATGGACGAACAAAAGAAAATCTTCAGGGGTTGCGCGACATGGTGGGCGAACAGATTCGCACCAAACCCCGCTACAGTTGCCGCAAGTGTGGCTTCACGTCACAATCACTCTATTGGCAGTGTCCTTCCTGCCGTACCTGGGCCAGCATAAAACCGATCCGTGGGCTCGACGGCCAGTAA
- the pyrF gene encoding orotidine-5'-phosphate decarboxylase, giving the protein MKNENLQKKNQTVSSPIVVALDYDSQQAALSFVDRIDPQDCRLKVGKEMFTLFGPQFVQTLQQRGFDVFLDLKFHDIPNTVAHAVAAAADLGVWMVNVHASGGSRMMAAAKEALVPFGNDAPLLIAVTVLTSMDEDDLRGLGITVSPAEQAEKLAVLTHNSGLDGVVCSAHEAQRLKQVCGQAFKLVTPGIRPAGSDVGDQRRIMTPIQAQQAGVDYMVIGRPITQSADPAQTLREIRASLLNGAAS; this is encoded by the coding sequence ATGAAAAACGAGAATCTACAGAAAAAGAATCAAACGGTATCATCCCCAATTGTGGTCGCGCTGGACTATGACAGTCAGCAAGCGGCGTTGTCGTTTGTTGACCGTATCGATCCGCAGGATTGCCGCTTGAAGGTAGGCAAAGAGATGTTTACCTTGTTCGGGCCACAGTTCGTGCAGACGCTACAACAGCGCGGTTTTGATGTGTTTCTCGATCTGAAATTCCACGATATCCCGAACACCGTCGCTCACGCCGTTGCGGCCGCGGCCGATCTTGGCGTGTGGATGGTGAATGTCCACGCCAGCGGTGGTTCGCGCATGATGGCGGCGGCAAAAGAGGCGCTGGTGCCGTTTGGTAACGATGCACCGCTGCTGATTGCCGTGACCGTGCTAACCAGCATGGACGAAGACGATCTGCGCGGGCTTGGTATTACCGTCAGTCCTGCGGAGCAGGCGGAAAAGCTGGCCGTGCTAACGCATAACAGCGGGCTGGATGGCGTGGTGTGCTCCGCACATGAAGCGCAGCGGTTGAAGCAGGTATGCGGGCAGGCATTTAAGCTGGTCACGCCAGGAATTCGTCCCGCAGGCAGCGATGTTGGCGATCAGCGCCGCATCATGACGCCGATTCAGGCGCAGCAGGCTGGCGTAGACTATATGGTGATTGGACGTCCGATCACCCAATCGGCAGACCCGGCGCAGACGCTGCGCGAGATTCGCGCCTCATTGTTAAACGGGGCTGCCTCATGA
- a CDS encoding LapA family protein gives MKYLLIFLLVLAIFIISVTLGAHNDQVVTFNYLLAQGDYRISTLLATLFALGFVLGWVICGLFYLRQRIALGRAQRKIKRLEQQLSTSTEENVAPVQTVTH, from the coding sequence GTGAAATATTTGCTGATTTTTTTACTCGTGCTGGCGATATTCATCATTTCTGTCACACTGGGTGCGCACAACGATCAGGTTGTGACATTTAACTACCTGCTGGCACAGGGGGATTATCGCATCTCCACGCTGCTTGCTACGCTGTTTGCCTTGGGCTTTGTCCTTGGCTGGGTTATCTGTGGTCTGTTTTATCTGCGTCAGCGCATTGCGCTTGGCCGTGCACAACGTAAAATCAAGCGTCTGGAACAACAGCTTTCTACCTCCACCGAGGAGAACGTGGCGCCAGTGCAGACGGTCACCCACTAA
- the araD gene encoding L-ribulose-5-phosphate 4-epimerase: MLETLKKQVLEANLALPQHNLVTFTWGNVSAVDRQHGLMVIKPSGVEYSAMTLEDMVVVELESGKVVEGTKKPSSDTDTHRVLYLAFADIGGIVHTHSRHATIWAQAGKDIPAWGTTHADYFYGSIPCTRLMTDEEINGRYEWETGQVIAETFRQRGISPVDVPAVLVNSHGPFAWGKDADNAVHNAVVLEELAYMGIFSRQLTPQLGEMQQTLLDKHYLRKHGKNAYYGQ, translated from the coding sequence ATGTTAGAAACGCTAAAAAAACAGGTGTTGGAAGCCAACTTGGCTTTGCCGCAGCACAATCTGGTGACGTTTACCTGGGGAAATGTCAGCGCGGTAGATCGGCAGCATGGCCTTATGGTGATCAAACCTTCCGGCGTGGAGTATTCAGCCATGACGCTGGAAGATATGGTTGTCGTTGAGTTGGAAAGCGGTAAGGTGGTAGAGGGCACGAAGAAACCGTCGTCAGATACCGATACCCACCGTGTGCTGTATCTGGCGTTTGCCGATATCGGCGGTATTGTGCATACCCATTCTCGCCATGCCACGATCTGGGCGCAGGCCGGTAAAGATATCCCCGCTTGGGGAACGACGCACGCAGACTACTTTTATGGCTCGATTCCCTGTACGCGCCTGATGACGGATGAAGAAATCAACGGACGCTATGAATGGGAAACCGGGCAAGTGATCGCCGAAACGTTCCGCCAGCGTGGCATTTCTCCGGTAGATGTCCCCGCCGTATTAGTTAACTCGCACGGCCCCTTTGCGTGGGGGAAAGATGCAGACAATGCGGTGCACAACGCCGTTGTTCTGGAAGAACTTGCCTACATGGGAATTTTCTCGCGCCAGTTAACGCCTCAACTGGGTGAGATGCAGCAAACGCTGTTGGATAAACACTATTTACGCAAGCACGGTAAGAACGCGTATTACGGGCAATAA
- a CDS encoding sugar-binding transcriptional regulator, with protein sequence MSKQDEQRLLVKIATLYYSEGMKQADIAASLHLSQSFVSRALTRCVKEGVVKISVIQPPNMFMGLEAAIQKRYGIDQAIVVDVADNATLTQIKQAIGSAAAHYVQTSIRPDDLVGISSWSSTLRAMVDSLHPQSVKAQGVIQLLGGVGPNGNVQATILTQTLANQLSCPAYLLPAQSIERSVEDRARLVTSDEVSNVVDKFSEVSLALVGIGVLEPSQLLKNSGNYYHEAMLQQLAERGAVGDLCLHYYNADGEPVLQDDEDPVIGMALPQLRQCPRVVALAGGIEKSAAIRGALIGHYVDVLITDRLTAETLI encoded by the coding sequence ATGTCAAAGCAGGACGAACAGCGATTATTGGTCAAGATCGCTACGCTCTATTATAGCGAAGGGATGAAACAAGCAGACATTGCTGCCTCACTCCATTTGTCACAATCTTTTGTCTCCCGCGCCCTCACGCGCTGTGTTAAAGAAGGTGTGGTCAAAATCAGCGTAATTCAACCCCCGAACATGTTCATGGGGCTGGAAGCGGCGATTCAGAAGCGCTACGGCATCGATCAGGCTATCGTGGTGGATGTCGCCGATAACGCCACGCTGACGCAAATCAAGCAGGCGATTGGCTCTGCGGCCGCACACTATGTCCAAACCAGTATCCGTCCTGACGATCTGGTGGGTATTTCATCCTGGAGCAGCACACTGCGGGCGATGGTGGACAGCCTGCATCCGCAGAGTGTCAAGGCTCAGGGCGTCATCCAGTTGTTAGGCGGCGTAGGGCCGAACGGCAACGTGCAAGCGACGATCCTGACGCAAACCTTAGCCAATCAGCTCAGTTGCCCCGCTTACCTCTTGCCCGCACAGAGTATTGAACGGTCGGTAGAAGACCGTGCCCGTTTGGTGACCAGCGATGAAGTTTCCAACGTGGTCGATAAATTCAGCGAGGTGAGTCTGGCGCTTGTGGGTATTGGCGTACTGGAACCGTCGCAGTTGCTGAAAAATTCCGGTAACTACTATCACGAAGCGATGCTGCAACAGCTGGCCGAACGCGGCGCCGTGGGGGATTTGTGCCTGCATTACTACAATGCGGACGGCGAACCAGTATTGCAGGACGATGAGGATCCGGTGATCGGTATGGCACTGCCACAACTGCGTCAATGTCCTCGCGTGGTGGCGTTGGCGGGGGGTATCGAGAAAAGTGCAGCGATTCGCGGCGCGTTGATCGGCCATTACGTTGATGTACTGATTACCGATCGGTTAACAGCCGAGACACTGATCTAA
- the yciH gene encoding stress response translation initiation inhibitor YciH, translating into MSMRRDENSQLVYSTETGRIKPEEEKAVRPKGDGIVRIQRQTSGRKGKGVCLISGLDLDDVALDKLAAELKKKCGCGGAVKDGVIEIQGDKRDLLKQLLEAKGMKVKLAGG; encoded by the coding sequence ATGAGCATGCGTCGTGATGAGAATAGCCAACTGGTTTACTCCACGGAAACCGGGCGTATTAAGCCAGAAGAAGAAAAGGCCGTTCGGCCAAAAGGCGATGGCATTGTGCGTATCCAGCGTCAGACGAGCGGACGCAAAGGGAAGGGCGTATGCCTGATCAGCGGTCTCGATCTGGATGATGTCGCGCTGGATAAGTTGGCGGCTGAATTGAAGAAAAAATGCGGCTGCGGCGGTGCAGTGAAAGACGGTGTGATCGAAATCCAGGGAGATAAACGCGATCTACTAAAACAGCTGCTGGAAGCGAAAGGCATGAAGGTTAAGCTGGCTGGTGGCTGA
- a CDS encoding carbon starvation CstA family protein translates to MNNVKSIVIWLLVGLAGAFAFATLALSRGEHVNAVWLVVAAVSCYSIAYRFYSLFIAKKVFELDDRRLTPAERHNDGLDYVPTNKWVLFGHHFAAIAGAGPLVGPILAAQMGFLPGTIWILVGVMLAGAVQDFLVLFISTRRDGRSLGEMAKQELGAFAGIITMLGALGVMIIILSALALVVVKALAESPWGLFTIAATIPIALFMGVYMRFLRPGKIAEVSIIGFVLMMLAIVYGGNIAAHPYWGPFFTLKGTSLTWILVIYGFIASVLPVWLLLAPRDYLSTFLKIGVIIGLAFGIVFAMPEMKMPAVSRFIDGTGPVFSGTLFPFLFITIACGAISGFHALVSSGTTPKLVERESHIRFIGYGAMLMESFVAIMALICASVIEPGIYFAMNSPAALIGTTVESASQAINSWGFVITPQELSAIAHDVGEASILSRAGGAPTFAVGMAYIITEIFNSRAMMAFWYHFAILFEALFILTAVDAGTRACRFMVQDLVGIAIPRLANSHSWLGNLAGTTVAVSGWGFFVYQGVIDPLGGINTLWPLFGIGNQMLASMALILGTVVLFKMKKQRYAWVTIVPTVWLFITSMTAGWQKIFHEKPSIGFLAQAKRFAAGIEQNTLIAPAKSIKDMETIVFSNQINAALCGFFMLVAVTMLVSAFFVIRRALNSDVPTAKETPIVLRDGAQP, encoded by the coding sequence ATGAATAACGTAAAGAGCATTGTGATCTGGCTGCTAGTCGGCCTGGCGGGCGCCTTTGCGTTCGCTACGCTGGCACTGAGCCGCGGTGAACACGTCAATGCCGTGTGGTTAGTCGTCGCTGCTGTATCGTGTTACAGCATTGCCTATCGTTTTTACAGTCTGTTTATCGCCAAAAAAGTCTTTGAGCTCGACGATCGCCGCCTGACACCGGCGGAGCGTCATAACGACGGTCTGGACTACGTTCCCACCAATAAATGGGTCCTGTTCGGCCACCACTTCGCCGCCATCGCCGGAGCCGGGCCGCTGGTTGGGCCGATCCTCGCCGCGCAGATGGGCTTCCTTCCCGGAACAATCTGGATTCTGGTCGGCGTTATGCTGGCTGGTGCCGTGCAAGACTTCCTAGTGCTATTTATCTCCACCCGCCGGGATGGGCGTTCTTTGGGCGAGATGGCGAAACAGGAACTCGGGGCGTTCGCGGGTATCATCACCATGCTCGGTGCGTTGGGCGTGATGATCATCATTCTCTCGGCGCTGGCGCTGGTCGTCGTTAAGGCGCTGGCGGAAAGTCCGTGGGGGCTGTTCACCATCGCCGCCACTATCCCTATCGCGCTCTTTATGGGCGTTTACATGCGCTTTTTACGTCCGGGTAAAATCGCGGAAGTGTCTATCATTGGTTTTGTGCTGATGATGCTGGCGATTGTGTATGGCGGTAACATTGCCGCGCATCCCTACTGGGGGCCGTTCTTCACGCTGAAAGGCACGTCGCTCACCTGGATTCTGGTGATTTACGGGTTCATCGCTTCTGTGCTGCCGGTCTGGCTGCTGCTGGCGCCGCGTGATTACCTCTCTACCTTCCTGAAAATCGGGGTCATTATCGGGCTGGCCTTCGGTATCGTATTCGCGATGCCGGAAATGAAAATGCCCGCCGTTTCCCGCTTTATTGACGGCACCGGCCCGGTCTTCTCCGGTACGCTGTTCCCCTTCTTATTTATTACTATCGCCTGTGGCGCGATTTCGGGCTTCCACGCCCTGGTTTCCAGCGGCACCACGCCGAAGCTGGTTGAACGTGAAAGCCACATCCGCTTCATTGGTTATGGCGCGATGCTGATGGAATCCTTCGTCGCGATCATGGCGCTGATTTGTGCCTCGGTTATCGAACCGGGCATCTACTTCGCCATGAACTCACCTGCCGCGCTGATCGGCACCACGGTTGAGAGCGCCTCGCAGGCCATCAATAGCTGGGGATTTGTCATCACCCCGCAGGAATTGAGCGCGATTGCCCATGACGTGGGCGAAGCCTCGATTCTTTCCCGCGCGGGCGGTGCGCCAACCTTCGCGGTAGGCATGGCCTACATCATCACCGAAATCTTTAACAGCCGGGCGATGATGGCATTCTGGTATCACTTCGCGATTCTGTTTGAAGCCCTGTTCATTCTGACCGCAGTAGACGCCGGGACGCGCGCCTGTCGCTTCATGGTGCAGGATCTGGTCGGTATTGCGATTCCCAGACTGGCCAACAGCCACTCCTGGCTGGGTAATCTGGCCGGTACGACCGTCGCCGTTTCCGGTTGGGGATTCTTCGTCTATCAGGGTGTTATCGATCCACTGGGCGGGATCAATACGCTCTGGCCGCTGTTCGGTATCGGTAACCAGATGCTAGCCTCGATGGCGTTAATTCTCGGCACCGTGGTGTTGTTTAAGATGAAGAAACAGCGCTATGCGTGGGTGACTATAGTCCCTACCGTCTGGCTGTTTATTACCTCGATGACGGCAGGTTGGCAAAAAATCTTCCATGAAAAGCCCAGCATCGGTTTTCTGGCACAGGCAAAACGCTTCGCGGCGGGTATTGAGCAAAACACGCTGATCGCCCCGGCCAAATCGATTAAAGACATGGAAACCATCGTCTTCAGTAACCAGATTAATGCTGCGTTGTGCGGGTTCTTCATGCTGGTAGCGGTAACGATGCTGGTTTCCGCGTTCTTCGTCATTCGCCGGGCGCTGAACAGCGATGTCCCAACGGCAAAAGAGACGCCGATAGTATTACGGGACGGCGCACAACCTTAA
- a CDS encoding ABC transporter substrate-binding protein has protein sequence MNELIKKRFKHSLLLTLCTAGAMTSAFAAQVPAGAVLADKQELVRGNGSEPASLDPHKVESDVEGHIINDFFDNLVRVDDDGTIEPRLAERWENKDNTVWTFHLRPDAKWSDGSPITADDVVYSWRRLGDPKTLSPYGSYVASMYVKNAADILAGKKTPDSLGIKALDSHTVEVTLEHPLSYFLEMSAYHVLVPLPKAVIEKHPENWTQVGNFVSSGPYTLSEWVVNERIVGTRNSQYWDNAHTVINKVTYLPISSQAAELNRYKSGEVDITGLLSPIQFASLKKEYPQEVKVAPQIGTYFYRFNTKKAPFDDPRVRRALDLSLDKDIIANNVLGMGQTPAYSLIPKNIGGFQRKDPEWASWTQQQRNEEAKKLLKEAGFDEKHPLKFNLLYNTSESHLRVAIAASSMWKKNLGSEVTLQNQEWKTMLDTVRMGNFEVVRQSWTGDYNEASTFLNTLETNDSNNNGKFSNTEYDALLKKALTVKDKQDKEVIYQQASDILDKNIPLLPIYYYVQPQMVKTYIGGFSPNVRGDYYTQDMYILKH, from the coding sequence ATGAATGAGTTAATTAAAAAACGCTTCAAACACTCGCTGCTGCTCACGCTGTGTACCGCAGGGGCGATGACATCGGCTTTTGCTGCCCAGGTTCCTGCTGGGGCGGTACTGGCGGATAAGCAAGAACTGGTACGAGGCAACGGTTCAGAGCCGGCATCGTTGGATCCGCATAAGGTGGAAAGCGATGTAGAAGGCCACATTATCAATGATTTCTTCGATAATCTGGTTCGCGTGGACGATGACGGCACTATCGAACCGCGACTGGCGGAGCGCTGGGAGAATAAAGACAACACGGTGTGGACGTTCCATCTGCGGCCTGATGCCAAATGGTCCGATGGTTCACCGATTACCGCTGATGATGTGGTTTACAGCTGGCGACGTCTTGGTGACCCGAAAACGCTGTCACCGTACGGTAGCTATGTCGCCAGTATGTATGTGAAGAATGCGGCGGATATTCTGGCAGGCAAGAAAACGCCAGATTCCTTGGGTATCAAGGCGCTGGATAGTCATACCGTTGAAGTGACGCTGGAGCATCCGCTTTCCTATTTCCTGGAAATGTCGGCTTACCATGTACTGGTGCCATTACCGAAAGCGGTGATTGAAAAGCATCCGGAAAACTGGACGCAGGTCGGCAATTTTGTCAGCAGCGGTCCCTACACGCTGAGCGAGTGGGTCGTTAACGAACGTATCGTCGGCACGCGCAATAGCCAGTATTGGGATAACGCGCATACCGTGATTAACAAAGTGACGTACCTGCCGATCAGTTCTCAGGCGGCGGAGCTGAATCGCTATAAGTCCGGTGAAGTTGACATTACCGGGCTGTTATCACCGATCCAGTTTGCATCATTGAAAAAAGAATACCCGCAGGAAGTGAAGGTAGCACCGCAGATCGGTACCTACTTCTATCGCTTCAATACGAAAAAGGCACCTTTTGACGATCCCCGTGTTCGTCGTGCTCTGGATCTCAGCTTAGATAAAGATATCATCGCCAATAATGTGTTGGGTATGGGACAGACGCCTGCTTACAGTTTGATTCCTAAAAATATTGGTGGCTTCCAGCGTAAGGATCCTGAATGGGCTAGTTGGACACAGCAACAGCGCAACGAGGAAGCGAAAAAACTGTTGAAAGAAGCTGGATTTGATGAAAAACATCCGCTGAAATTCAACCTGCTTTACAACACCTCTGAATCGCATTTGCGTGTGGCGATCGCCGCGAGTTCAATGTGGAAGAAGAATCTTGGCTCAGAAGTGACGCTGCAAAATCAGGAATGGAAAACCATGCTGGATACTGTACGTATGGGGAATTTTGAAGTGGTCAGACAATCCTGGACGGGGGATTACAATGAAGCCAGTACGTTCCTGAATACGTTGGAAACCAATGACAGTAACAACAATGGTAAATTCAGTAATACGGAATATGATGCGTTGTTGAAAAAAGCGCTGACGGTGAAGGATAAGCAAGATAAAGAGGTTATTTATCAACAGGCTTCGGATATTTTAGATAAAAACATTCCATTATTGCCTATCTATTATTACGTCCAGCCTCAGATGGTTAAAACCTATATTGGTGGTTTTTCGCCTAATGTGCGCGGCGATTATTACACGCAAGACATGTACATCCTCAAGCACTGA
- the osmB gene encoding osmotically-inducible lipoprotein OsmB, with product MKLNKRFATAALAITLAVTLAGCSNMSKRDRNTAIGAGAGAVGGAILTDGGTLGTLGGAAIGGLIGRQVD from the coding sequence ATGAAATTAAACAAACGTTTTGCAACAGCCGCTCTGGCAATTACGCTTGCCGTTACACTCGCAGGCTGTTCAAACATGTCTAAACGTGACCGTAATACCGCGATTGGTGCCGGTGCCGGTGCGGTAGGTGGCGCTATCTTAACGGATGGCGGAACATTAGGAACGCTGGGCGGTGCAGCTATCGGCGGACTGATTGGCCGTCAGGTCGACTAA
- the ribA gene encoding GTP cyclohydrolase II, which yields MQLKRVAEAKLPTPWGDFLMVGFEEIATGHDHLALVYGDISGSVPVLARVHSECLTGDALFSLRCDCGFQLEAALGHIAEEGRGVLLYHRQEGRNIGLLNKIRAYALQDLGADTVEANQQLGFAADERDFTLCADMFKLLGVDEVRLLTNNPQKVKILNEAGINIVERVPLLVGRNPKNENYLATKAAKMGHMLDMK from the coding sequence ATGCAGCTAAAAAGGGTGGCGGAAGCCAAGTTGCCTACCCCATGGGGCGATTTTTTGATGGTCGGTTTTGAAGAGATCGCCACGGGGCACGATCACCTTGCATTGGTCTATGGTGATATTTCCGGTTCAGTTCCCGTACTTGCCCGCGTGCATTCCGAGTGTCTGACAGGGGATGCGTTATTTAGCCTGCGTTGTGATTGCGGGTTCCAGCTTGAAGCCGCACTGGGTCACATCGCCGAAGAAGGTCGCGGCGTACTGTTATACCACCGTCAGGAAGGCCGTAACATTGGGTTGCTCAATAAGATCCGCGCCTATGCGTTGCAGGATCTGGGTGCCGATACGGTGGAGGCCAACCAACAGCTTGGATTCGCCGCCGACGAGCGTGATTTCACACTGTGCGCTGATATGTTCAAGCTGCTGGGCGTTGATGAAGTCCGCCTGCTGACCAATAACCCGCAGAAAGTGAAAATACTCAACGAAGCAGGAATCAATATCGTCGAACGTGTGCCATTACTCGTCGGGCGCAACCCAAAGAATGAGAACTATCTGGCAACCAAAGCCGCCAAAATGGGACACATGCTGGATATGAAATAG